The following is a genomic window from uncultured Draconibacterium sp..
CGACCCGGAAGAGGGAATCCGTTTTAAAGGCTATTCAATTCCTGAATTGCGCGAGAAGCTACCAAAGATAAATCCAGATGGCGAACCTATTCCCGAAGGACTGCTTTACCTGATGTTAATCGGAGAAATCCCATCGCAGGAAGATGCGCTGAACCTGTCGAGAGACCTGGCAACACGTGCACACGTTCCGCAGCATACTTTCGATGTAATTGACGCGATGCCAAAAACATCGAAGCCAATGACTCAGTTTAGTGCAGCTATTCTTTCCATGGCAACCGAATCGACTTTCCAGAAAGCATACCGTGCCGGTGTAAACAAAAAATATTTCTGGGATGCTACTTACGAAGACGTAATGAATCTGATTGCACGTTTACCACGTGTGGCGGCGTACATTTACCGTCGTCAGTTCCACAACGGCGATCATATTGAGCCAAACCCACGTTTAGACTGGGCCGGTAACCTGGCACACATGATGGGGCACGACTCGGAAGAAATCCGTCGCTTGTTCCGTCTGTACATGATTATTCATGCCGACCACGAAGGAGGAAACGTATCGGCACACACCGCACACCTGGTAGGATCGGCTTTAAGTAATCCATACTATGCTTATTCGGCAGCAATGAACGGACTGGCCGGACCATTGCACGGACTGGCAAATCAGGATGTTATTTTCTGGATTTTTGAAATGATTGAAGAGCTGGATACCGACACACCTACCGACGAGCAGGTGGCCGAGTATTGTAGACATACGCTGGAAAGCGGCCGTGTAATTCCGGGTTACGGACACGCTGTATTGCGTAAAACCGACCCACGTTTTACCGCACAACAGGAATTTGCCGACAAGTACATTAAAGAAGACAAAATGATTAACCTGGCTAACCAGTTGTACCGCGTTGTTCCTCCAATTCTGGGTTCAGTAGGAAAAATTAAAAATCCATGGCCAAACGTTGATGCATACAGTGGTTCGTTGCTGTATCACTACGGAATTAAGGAATACACGTTCTACACCGTAATGTTTGGAGTATCGCGTGCATTGGGAGTATTGGCATCGTTGGTTAACGACCGTATTTACGGTATGCCAATCGAGCGCCCAACTTCGCACCCGTTGAGCTGGTTTAAAGATCAAGCTGAAGGAAAAGGATCAGATTGCTAAAATTTGCAACTATATAATTGAAAAAGCCGGTTTTGCCGGCTTTTTTGTTTTATGAGATCAAAGTACTTCTACCATTATTTAGTTCTCGTACATTCGGGAATTTACTTTATTCTGTTATTAGTTCCGATTTTCCACTAAATAGATGGTCGAAAATTGGTCGAAAATCTTTCCATTGAATAATAATCAGAAATACTCCAATATTTACCAGTACATCTGCAACGT
Proteins encoded in this region:
- a CDS encoding citrate (Si)-synthase yields the protein MEYIKYRFYQKANKCAKEFQRLKKDHADVVLGEVKLGQVLTGMKGIPLLVTDTSKLDPEEGIRFKGYSIPELREKLPKINPDGEPIPEGLLYLMLIGEIPSQEDALNLSRDLATRAHVPQHTFDVIDAMPKTSKPMTQFSAAILSMATESTFQKAYRAGVNKKYFWDATYEDVMNLIARLPRVAAYIYRRQFHNGDHIEPNPRLDWAGNLAHMMGHDSEEIRRLFRLYMIIHADHEGGNVSAHTAHLVGSALSNPYYAYSAAMNGLAGPLHGLANQDVIFWIFEMIEELDTDTPTDEQVAEYCRHTLESGRVIPGYGHAVLRKTDPRFTAQQEFADKYIKEDKMINLANQLYRVVPPILGSVGKIKNPWPNVDAYSGSLLYHYGIKEYTFYTVMFGVSRALGVLASLVNDRIYGMPIERPTSHPLSWFKDQAEGKGSDC